The region ACTGGTGGAGCTGGGGGGCAGGTGGTTCGTCCTCAACCTGGCTCCCCATCACGAGACCGCGGCGCGCCTCCTGGGGGCCGGGCGATATTACCTGCTGGAGTGAAGGGGGTGCGGAATGTGGGTTTAGGCGCTGGAAGGCTTCCGCCTCGAGGCCCGTGGCGCTTCCCCGGTGGGGGAGGCGGAGGCAAGCAAGTACCTCGGACAAAACCTCCTTCATCCCTTAAGGCCGGTCAACACCACCCCTTCAATGATCTGCCTTTGGAAGAAGAAGAAGACCAGGAGCACGGGAAGTACGGCTAGGCTGGATGCTGCCATGATGAGGTTCCAGGCAGTGCCTGCTTCCCCCGAGAACAAGGCAATGCCTACGGGGAGCGTACGCATTTCTGGCGTTTGGACCACTATGAGCGGCCAGAGGAAGGCGTTCCAGTTGCCCAGGAAGGTAAAGATCCCCAGGGCAGCTAGAGCAGGCCTTACCAGAGGAAGCCCAATGCGCCAAAAGATCCCGAACTCGCTAAGGCCGTCAATTCTCCCCGCATCGAAGAGATCTTGGGGAAGTGTTTCAAAAAACTGGCGCATTAGGAAGACCCCAAACGCGGTGATGAGACCGGGGAAAAGGAGGCCCCAATAGGTGTTTATCCACCCCCTCTCCGCGCTCATCACGTACCAAGGGATTACCAGCATTTCCGTGGGAACCATGAGGGTGGAAAGTATGAGAACGAAAATCACTTGTTTTCCAGGGAAACGCATTCGGGCCAAGGTGTAGCCCGTTAGGCTATCGAAGAAGAGCACCGAAAGCGTCGTTAGGGTTGCCACCAGAAGGCTGTTCCCAAACCAACGCAAGAAGCCGGTTTCTTCCAAAACGATGCGATAGTTTTCCCAAGTGAGTTCCCGTGGAAGGAGGCGCAGCTCGAAGATCTCAGGAAAGGGTTTTACGGAGGTGAGAACCATCCACACGAAGGGGAGGGCCATGACGCCGCTTCCCATGAGCAGAAGGAAGAGGGCCATTAGGCTGAGTAACCGTTGGCGAAGGCTCATAGCTCCACCCTCCGCGTGAGGATTTTGAGCTGCAACAGGGTGATGAACAGGATTATGGCGAAGAGGAGTACGGTAACGGCTGCGGCGTAGCCCAGCTGGAACCGGAGAAACGCCAGCTGATAGATGTAGAGGGCTAAGGTCAAGGTGCTGTTGAGGGGGCCTCCTTGGTCGGTGAAGTTTAGGTTGACCACTTGGGTGAAAAGCTGGAGGTACCCGATGGTGCCGATGACCACGGAAAACACCAGGACCGGATTGAGCAGGGGCCAGGTGATATAGCGAAAAAGCTGGAAGCCCTCGGCCCCGTCAATGCGAGCAGCTTCGTAGTACTGGCGTGGGATGCTTTCCAAGCCTGCCAGGAAGAGAACGATTTGGAACCCTAGGTTTTGCCACACCACCACCCCGGTGACTGTGGGAAGCGCCTGGGCAGGGCTCTGCAGGAAGGGCTGAGGAGGAATGCCCAGAAGGCTGAGGAGCTCGTTCACTAGGCCGAAGTGGGGCGAAAGCATCCAGCTCCATACCCAGGCCACGGCCACTGCCGGGGTGATATAGGGTGCGAAATAAATGGCCCGAAAGAGCTCGCGTCCCCAGGGTACGGCCCTGAGCAGGAGAGCTAGGCTTAAGCCTAGGCCAATCTGCGCGGGAACTCCCAAGAGGGTGTAGAGGAGCGTATTCCACAAAGCTCGCTGAAGGAGGGGGTCGTCTAAGAGGCGGGCGTAGTGCTCTAGGCCAACAAAGTTCCGTTGCGACGGATCGGTATGCCATTGGTAGAAGGAAAGCCACAACGCCTGAAAGGCAGGCAAAATACGAAAGTACAAGAAAAAGGCCAGCGGGATGACTAAGAACGCAAAGGCCCACAACGCCTCCCGCTGACTCAAGCGTAGCCTCACCCTACCTCCAGAACTGGTCCAGGATCTTTTGCTCCTCTGAGGCGGCTAAGCGCAGGGACTGCGCCGGATCCATGTTTTGAAGGAGAGTGCGGTTGATGGCGTCCACCATTACCTTTCGCTGGGCTGCTTCGTCTACAAAGGGGGTAGCCTTGGCGTAGGCCAGGCTTAGGACAAAGGGGCCATATACTGGGTGCAAGGAAAGTTTGGGATTGCGAATAAGGTTTTTGCTGGCGGGAAGTTCTCCTACCTTCTCCAGCCAGTAGCGTTGTGTTTCCTCTGAGGTGAGGAAGGCTAGGAACTTTAAGGCGGCTTCCCGCTTTGCCCCCGTGGCTAGGGGGGTTAACCCGTGCATCCAGAAGGAACCAAAGTTGGCCTTACGTCCACCGGGTTTTTCCAAAGGGAGTTCTGCCACGCCCCAGTTGAAGCGGGCTCCTTGTTGGATCGTCCCTATGGCGAAGGAGCCGTCTATGATCATGGCGATCCGGCCTGCGATGAAGCCGTCTCTGTATCCATTATTTCCAGGGAAGAAGCCGGAAACACCGATTTCGTGCCTACGAACCCAATCCGTGTAGAAAGTGAGGGCACGGATTCCCGCTTCGCTAAGGTAGAGTACCCGTCGGCTGTCCTCGGAGTAGGGCCTACCCCCAAATTGGCGTATCAAGACTTCCCGGACCAAATGATGGTCTTGGCCATCGGGGGCGATTCCGTAGCCGATTTGGGTAAAGCGTCCGCCTTGCTTAACCGTCAGCCTTTTGGCCACGGATAGAAATTCTTCCCAGGTCCTTGGAGGGCCAGAGATCCCATTCTGCCGGAACAGATCTTTGTTGTAAAAGAGTGCCAGACTTCGCACTGCTGTGGGTATGCCGTAAAACCTCCCCCCTATCTTTGCTGCTTGGGCCATGGAAACGAAATCCCTTTCAATCCTTTGCCCCCATTCCTCCGGCAGCGGGGCCAGGTAGCCAGCCTTAACCCATGTGGGTGCCCATCCGTAGTAGAGGTTGACTACGTCTGGCCCCTGGCCCGCGGGAATGGCTGCGGCTACTTTTTGCTGAAAGGCGTCGTAGGGAAAGGTTTGGTGAAGAACCTTAATCCCAGGGTTTTCTGCTTCAAAGCGGCGGATGAGCTCGTCGATCGCTTCCACCTTGCTTTTAAATTCGTATTGCCAATAGGTAATGGTTACAGGTTGGGAAAAGCCCATGGAAAAGGCGAGAATCGCCAAGAAACCGAGCTTTTTCATGATCGCCTCCTTTGGTACCGAGGTTAACATAGAACGACCCTTCTTGTCCATAATGGCCATATGTGGGCTTTCCCCTCCCAGTTTCTTGGTCGGTATGTGCGTTTGGAGCCCTTAAGCCTAGCCCACCTCGAGGGCTTCCTCGCCCACTACGATCCCGAGGTCTACCGCTTCCTGAGCCGCATCCCCCTAGCCCCCACGGAGGAGGACCTTAGGGCCCACCTGGAGGCCCTCCTCTCCGAGCCCGGCCGGGTGAACTGGGCGGTCTACCTGGGAGAGGCCCTGGCGGGGCGCATCTCCGTCATCGGCCCGGAGCCCGAGCACGGGAAGCTGGAGATCGGCACCATGATCTTCAAGCCCTTCTGGGGCAGCCCCGCCAACAAGGAGGCCAAGTACCTCCTCCTCCGCCACGCCTTTGAGGTCCTGGGGGCGGAGCGGGTCCAGTTCAAGGTGAACCGGAACAACGAGCGGAGCCAAAGGGCCTTGGAGTCCCTAGGGGCGGTTAGGGAGGGGGTGCTTAGGAAAAACCGCAGGCTTCCCGATGGGACCTTTCGCGACGACGTGATCTACAGCATTCTGCGGGAGGAGTGGCCCCAGGTGAAGGCCCGCCTCGAGGCCCGGCTTTATGGAAGCCCTTAGCCTTTTGGTGGTCCTCCTCGCCTATCTTGGCCTCGCCCTGGGAGGGCTTCCCGGCTTCCGCATGAACCGGGCGGGGGTGGCCCTGGTGGGGGGGAGCTTTCTCCTCCTCCTTGGGACCTTGGACCTAGAAGAGGCCTGGCACGCCCTGGACGCCGAAACCCTGGTCTTCCTCTTCGGGGTCATGGTCCTAAACGCCCAGCTTTCCTACGCCGGCTTCTTCGGTCTGGCGGCGGAGGCCCTCCTGCGCCTGGCCAAAAGCCCCTTTTCCCTCCTCGTCCTCCTCACCTTCGGGGCCGGGCTCCTTTCCGCCCTCTTCCTCAACGACACCATGGCCCTCCTCCTCACCCCCTTGGTGGTGCGGGTGGTCCAGGGGCTTGGCCTGAACCCCGTGCCCTACCTCCTCGCCCTCATGGGGGCGGTGAACACGGGAAGCCTCCTCACCCCCACGGGCAACCCGCAGAACATCCTGGTGGCGAGCCTCTCTGGCCTCGGCTACCTGGACTTTTTGGGGCGGCTTTGGCCGCCCGCCCTCTTGGGCCTGGGGCTTCAGGTCCTCCTCCTCGCCCTCCTCTACCCCGAGGTGCGCTCCTTGAGGCCCCTGCCGCCCCTTCCCCCCTTGCGCTACCGCCTGCACCCGGCCCTCCTCTGGAAGGGCCTCGCCGTGGCCCTGGGCCTCCTTTTGGCCTTCCTCCTGGGCTACCCCATGGCCCAGGGGGCCTTGGTGGCGGCGGGGCTTCTCCTCTTCACCCGAAGGCTTCGCTCCGAGCGCTACTTCCAGCGGGTGGACTGGGAGCTTTTGGTGATGTTCGGCGGGCTTTTCCTCCTCACGGAAGGGGTGAGGCGCCTGGGCCTGGCCGAGGCCCTCCTGCCCTTGGCGGACCAACCCTTGGGGCTTCTCCTGGCCGCCACCCTCCTTTCCCTCCTCATCTCCAACGTGCCCGCGGTGCTCCTCCTCGCCCCCCTGGCCCATGGCCCCGAGGACTGGCTCCTCCTGGCGGGGGGAAGCACCTTGGCGGGAAACCTCACCCTCCTCGCCAGCGTGGCTAACCTCATCGTGGCCGAGGGGGCGGGGAAAGGAGGGGTGCGGGTGGGCTTTGGGGAGCACCTCCGCTTCGGCCTTCCCCTTACCCTCTTGAGCCTGGTCCTGCTTTACGCCCTACTTTAGGCGTTCCTCCAGCCAGCCCCCAATGGCGAGCACCTTGCCGTCCTCGGCGTAGGGCCCCACCACCTGGAGCCCCACGGGCATCCCCTCCACCCGGGCGAAGGGGAGGGCGAGGGTGGGCACCCCTAGGAGGCTAAAGGGAAGGGTGAGGGTGATGAAGGCTTCCCGGTGGCTTTTCCTGCCCGATTCCAGCTCCACCTCCTCCGTGCCCAAGGGAGGAGCGGGAAGGGGTTGGGCGGGGAGGAGGAGGGCGTCCACACCCCTTAGGGCCTTCATGAGCTCCAGGCGCAGGGCTTCCCGCTCCGCCACGGCGTCGCGGTAGTCCTTCTCCGTGAGGGCGAGGCCTGCCAGAAGGGCGTCCCGCACCGGGGGGGAGAAGCCTTCTGGGTATTCCTTCAGGGCCTTCTCGTGGATGCGGGCGGCCTCGTAGCGCACCAGGCGGGTGTAGACCTCGTAAACCCCCTTGAGGGGCAAGGACACCTCCTTCACCTCCGCGCGGAGGGTGGGGAGGTCCTCCAAGAGCCTCAGGAAAGCCCGCCTTACCCCGTGGCCCAGCCTGCCCTCCAAGAAGTCCAGGGGAACGCCGAAGGTGGGGTTCTGGGGGGCCTCTAGGGGAATGCTTTCCCCCGCCAGGATCTCCGTGAGGAGGTGGGCGTCCCGCACCGTTTTGGCCAAGGGGCCGGCGTGGTCGGTGGAGCGGGAGAGGGGCAGGGCCCCTTCCAGGGAGATGCGGCCATAGGAGGGCTTGAAGCCCACCACCCCGTTGAAGGCGGCGGGGATGCGGATGGACCCCCCGGTGTCCGTGCCCAAGGAGGCGAGGCCGATGCCCAAGGCCACGGCCACGGCGCTCCCCCCGCTGGAGCCTCCCGCTTGGCGGGTGGGGTCCAGGGCGTTGCGCACGGGGCCCGTCCAGGGGTTTTCCCCGGTGATCCCCAGGGCGATTTCGTGCATGTTGGTCTTGGCGAAGACCAGGGCTCCCGCCTCCTTCAGGCGCCGCACCGCCTGGGCCTCCTCGGGGAGGGGGGGTAGGGGGGCGCGGGTCCCGGCTCGGGTGGGCATGCCCTTCACGGGGAAGAGGTCTTTGACCGTGAGGGGCAGGCCGTGGAGGGGACCCCGTACCTGACCCCGCTTGAGCTCCTCCGTAAGGGC is a window of Thermus sp. LT1-2-5 DNA encoding:
- a CDS encoding carbohydrate ABC transporter permease, whose translation is MALFLLLMGSGVMALPFVWMVLTSVKPFPEIFELRLLPRELTWENYRIVLEETGFLRWFGNSLLVATLTTLSVLFFDSLTGYTLARMRFPGKQVIFVLILSTLMVPTEMLVIPWYVMSAERGWINTYWGLLFPGLITAFGVFLMRQFFETLPQDLFDAGRIDGLSEFGIFWRIGLPLVRPALAALGIFTFLGNWNAFLWPLIVVQTPEMRTLPVGIALFSGEAGTAWNLIMAASSLAVLPVLLVFFFFQRQIIEGVVLTGLKG
- a CDS encoding sugar ABC transporter permease gives rise to the protein MRLRLSQREALWAFAFLVIPLAFFLYFRILPAFQALWLSFYQWHTDPSQRNFVGLEHYARLLDDPLLQRALWNTLLYTLLGVPAQIGLGLSLALLLRAVPWGRELFRAIYFAPYITPAVAVAWVWSWMLSPHFGLVNELLSLLGIPPQPFLQSPAQALPTVTGVVVWQNLGFQIVLFLAGLESIPRQYYEAARIDGAEGFQLFRYITWPLLNPVLVFSVVIGTIGYLQLFTQVVNLNFTDQGGPLNSTLTLALYIYQLAFLRFQLGYAAAVTVLLFAIILFITLLQLKILTRRVEL
- a CDS encoding extracellular solute-binding protein, which translates into the protein MAIMDKKGRSMLTSVPKEAIMKKLGFLAILAFSMGFSQPVTITYWQYEFKSKVEAIDELIRRFEAENPGIKVLHQTFPYDAFQQKVAAAIPAGQGPDVVNLYYGWAPTWVKAGYLAPLPEEWGQRIERDFVSMAQAAKIGGRFYGIPTAVRSLALFYNKDLFRQNGISGPPRTWEEFLSVAKRLTVKQGGRFTQIGYGIAPDGQDHHLVREVLIRQFGGRPYSEDSRRVLYLSEAGIRALTFYTDWVRRHEIGVSGFFPGNNGYRDGFIAGRIAMIIDGSFAIGTIQQGARFNWGVAELPLEKPGGRKANFGSFWMHGLTPLATGAKREAALKFLAFLTSEETQRYWLEKVGELPASKNLIRNPKLSLHPVYGPFVLSLAYAKATPFVDEAAQRKVMVDAINRTLLQNMDPAQSLRLAASEEQKILDQFWR
- a CDS encoding GNAT family protein; amino-acid sequence: MWAFPSQFLGRYVRLEPLSLAHLEGFLAHYDPEVYRFLSRIPLAPTEEDLRAHLEALLSEPGRVNWAVYLGEALAGRISVIGPEPEHGKLEIGTMIFKPFWGSPANKEAKYLLLRHAFEVLGAERVQFKVNRNNERSQRALESLGAVREGVLRKNRRLPDGTFRDDVIYSILREEWPQVKARLEARLYGSP
- a CDS encoding SLC13 family permease, encoding MEALSLLVVLLAYLGLALGGLPGFRMNRAGVALVGGSFLLLLGTLDLEEAWHALDAETLVFLFGVMVLNAQLSYAGFFGLAAEALLRLAKSPFSLLVLLTFGAGLLSALFLNDTMALLLTPLVVRVVQGLGLNPVPYLLALMGAVNTGSLLTPTGNPQNILVASLSGLGYLDFLGRLWPPALLGLGLQVLLLALLYPEVRSLRPLPPLPPLRYRLHPALLWKGLAVALGLLLAFLLGYPMAQGALVAAGLLLFTRRLRSERYFQRVDWELLVMFGGLFLLTEGVRRLGLAEALLPLADQPLGLLLAATLLSLLISNVPAVLLLAPLAHGPEDWLLLAGGSTLAGNLTLLASVANLIVAEGAGKGGVRVGFGEHLRFGLPLTLLSLVLLYALL
- a CDS encoding amidase: MELLKAKALLERGETTPLALLEEALERARAFADRNALAYLDEEAARREAEALTEELKRGQVRGPLHGLPLTVKDLFPVKGMPTRAGTRAPLPPLPEEAQAVRRLKEAGALVFAKTNMHEIALGITGENPWTGPVRNALDPTRQAGGSSGGSAVAVALGIGLASLGTDTGGSIRIPAAFNGVVGFKPSYGRISLEGALPLSRSTDHAGPLAKTVRDAHLLTEILAGESIPLEAPQNPTFGVPLDFLEGRLGHGVRRAFLRLLEDLPTLRAEVKEVSLPLKGVYEVYTRLVRYEAARIHEKALKEYPEGFSPPVRDALLAGLALTEKDYRDAVAEREALRLELMKALRGVDALLLPAQPLPAPPLGTEEVELESGRKSHREAFITLTLPFSLLGVPTLALPFARVEGMPVGLQVVGPYAEDGKVLAIGGWLEERLK